In Acaryochloris marina S15, a single genomic region encodes these proteins:
- a CDS encoding pentapeptide repeat-containing protein has product MLKAVVKIAVLVAVLWFGVLPPDLAHAQMRMAPLSKEAIKNVPELRKTKICEGCDLAGATIRSFELQDGNLKDSNLKNATIQFSDLTNANLEGVNLTSARIEDTILTGANFSKADFSVANLNGCDFSGVNLQGAILRAATLNKTNFANADLRGAMLRAANLNGANLDGANLDGANICNTVMPDGTLSFRNCRPAE; this is encoded by the coding sequence ATGTTAAAAGCTGTTGTAAAAATTGCAGTCCTAGTGGCTGTATTGTGGTTCGGGGTTCTCCCCCCAGATCTTGCCCATGCCCAGATGAGAATGGCCCCCTTATCCAAAGAAGCCATTAAGAATGTGCCTGAACTCCGTAAAACCAAGATCTGTGAAGGCTGTGATTTAGCCGGTGCCACAATACGGAGTTTCGAACTACAAGACGGCAATTTGAAGGATTCTAATTTGAAGAATGCCACGATCCAATTCAGCGATCTAACAAATGCCAATTTAGAGGGAGTAAACCTCACCAGTGCTCGTATCGAAGACACAATCTTAACGGGGGCGAATTTCTCTAAAGCAGATTTTTCTGTGGCCAACTTAAACGGTTGCGACTTTAGTGGTGTCAATCTACAGGGGGCAATTCTTCGTGCTGCAACCCTAAACAAGACCAATTTTGCCAATGCGGATCTACGAGGGGCCATGCTGCGAGCTGCAAACTTGAATGGCGCAAATCTTGATGGGGCAAATCTTGATGGAGCCAACATCTGTAATACTGTCATGCCTGATGGAACCCTCAGTTTTCGCAATTGTCGCCCCGCGGAATAA